DNA from Carassius carassius chromosome 25, fCarCar2.1, whole genome shotgun sequence:
tattaattTATGTTCAAGTGCAGCATAAAACTTTTATTCTGGAAAATGACTATATTTCTGAACATgttcttctgtttctttctttgaATGACTCTCTACATGACATGGTTTGAGACGTTGGTGACAAATGTGGTACAAAATCTCATCTCTTTCCATCTACTTGACACCTTTGAGTTGTTACAATGGTGAATATGTGGCACGACATGAATAGGCTATGTCACATGAAAGCAATAAAAGCTAAGTCAAATGTAAATTTGTATACATTAAACCAAAAAAACATAGCAAATGCACCAAAACCTGCATTCATTTGTGTAAAAGTACAGCATGACTCTTTCCAACTACATGATTATATGTCACAATAGTGAACAAAACACAAGATAATTATAGCAATTTGTCATGACAAATCAAAATTGATATTTTCAGGATCAGTTGACCCAGAGTGTTTTACTGACAAATTAGTGAAAATAgaagatacatacatacatacatacacatatcgCACACTTTATGCTAATGAGTTATTTGAGGAGTTAAAAGTATAGATGTTCTGAATTTATTCATGAAAAGATTCATTCAGgctaaatatatattatgttattctcttttttttcttttttctcactcaatactacatataaatatgtaaatacaatTCTTCATAATGCATAGATTGTATTTGTTTAGGACGTGCTTCTGTCAAATTCCATATGAAAATTTACTTCTAAATGAACAAGGCCTGTGTTTATAAAATGTCCTCAGTGTCCTCCACAGTGTATTTAGGATTCCTGggacagcagcaacagcagcaccgTCTGATCCAGTGCAGTAGCCGCAATCTCCGTGAAGTTGGCCCGACCACGCCCCCTCTCTGGGATTCTCCTCTCGCTGCTTCCTCCCTGTCTTTACTCAGGACATCCAGAGAAGTCTCCAACCTTCCACTGACACTTTCCATCCATTCAATTGTCATGCTTTGAGCTACTCCAAACTTCTCTCCATCTCCTTCCAGGATCAGCGTTTGCAAGGCTCTGTCTGTAACCCTTCTGAATCTGTTCACTCTTACTGCTGCATCACTAATGAGACGCTCCATCATCTCCAAGCGCTGACTACTTGTTTCTGTTTCTTCGCTTTTCAGTCGATTGATCTCAATCAGCATACACTCTCTTAACAGAAGTATTTCTTTATCATTTTCTATGAGCTTGAGTCTGTCTGTTTCTCGCTCATGCTGGAGGACTTCATTATTTCTTTCGATTTCAGCTTTTCTTAGCTCCAgctcaattttttctttttgcattccAACTTTTTCCAGTTCCTTCCTCTGTATGTCTTGTAATCTGTTTTTTAGTTCATCTTTCATTTCCTGTATTCTCCTTTTCATTGCATCTATCTCTTCATACTGTGGTAGAGTGTCTCTTTCCTGGATTTCAGTTTGTGTCTCTTGAGTTCTCATCTGCTCAACATCTTCTGTGTGTTCTTGAATGAATTGTGTAGTCGCTATTACTTGGTCTTCTTGTTCACTCTGAATATTAGTTTCCTCTTGAATCTTCACAGTCCTTGTCTGTTTTTGTATGTCAGTCTCAATTTCTTGCAGTTCTCTTCTTTTGCATTCATAGCTTTGTGTGTGGTGCTCAGTCTCCTTGGTAAGTCTCGGTACCTCAGCTTGAACCTTCTCCAGGCTGTTCCTCCTCCTCTCGAGACTCTCCATGATCACTGACTTTTCTTCTTCAGCAGTTTTACATTCATCCCTCAATTTATGCAGGTGATCCTTTGCCTTCTCAAGCTCAAGAAGGCCAGTTTGAATGATTTTATTCTCTATTTCATCATGTTGCCTATGTAATTCAGCTGTCATGATGTTTAGCTCATCTCCTTCTAGGGTCGTGCCATCCATTACCTGAAGAATTTCTCCTTGGGTGTCAGTTTTAGAGGTTTGTGCTTCGGTTTCTCCATCTGTTTTGGCCCAATAAATTTCAGTGAGTTCCAGActgctgtctctgtctgtccTTTTTTCCTCTTTAgtgtcttgtagttgttccagtGCTGTTTTGTATGTGACTTTCTCAACATGCTTGTTACTTCCAATAGAAGTATCATCTGTTTTGCTCTGGATTTTTAGTCTCTACTGTTAATTTTGCTTTAGTCGAAGCAACTCATTTTCAATGTTTTCCTTCTCTTCTTTCAGTGATACTATAGACTTTTCCAGTTGTCCCATCTTTCTCATGAATGTTTCTGTAATGCTCTCTTTTTCCTTATTTTTCTCATCAAGGTTGTTTGATAATTCCTGTTTGTCTTGTATAAGTTGTAGCATTTGTTCTTCATTTCTTGACTTCTCCTTCATGACTTCCTTCAAATTCCTCTCAAAGTCCTCCTTCTGCGTTTGAAAGTCAGTTTTCACTTGTTGCAGTTCATGTCTCTCCTTtttcatcattgtcttcattcTCTCCAAATcttctatttgtttatttaaggaTTTTCTAATATCGTGCActtcagatgtgtgtgtgactTCTATCTTTGTCACAGTGGGTTGTTTCTTCTTTGTTGCAAGTGTTTCGTCCTCAAATTCCTGTTGTCTGCTATCCTCTGTTTTCTTAAAGTCATCCAAATATGTTTGTGTTTCAGCATCTATTGAGATGGCCTTCAGTTGATTTATCTCAAGTTgatctgttttttgtttctttactTGTGCTCCCTCTCCGAGGACATGAGTATCCAGATCTTTTGCGTTCATCTCTCCTGGTAAGTGATGCATTTCTGCTTCCTGTCTCTTTACCTGAATCTCCATGTTTAACATCTCCAGTTCAGACAATTTTCTGTTTATCTGCTCTTGCAGTTCctccattgtttttgttttttcttataaaaatgcCCTCCATGTCCTCTTTTTCCTTCTGTAACATGTTTTTATCTTGTTGCAGCAAAGTTCTCTCTTGTCGTATACTTTGTTTGCTGAATTCAGCCTCTTTCTTCAGTCTGTTTAAATCAGCTCTCTGCTTTTCGTTACAATGTTTTTCACTCTCAATGATCTTTTTGCTGTTTTCAAGCTCTTCTTGTTCCAATTCAATTGTGTTCCTCAGTTCTTTTAGTTCATCTTTCTGTTTCTGGAGATCAGCCTGCAATTCAGCAGCTGTTtggtcttcttcagtgtcctCTCTGACTATTTGTAATGCAGCTTGGATCTGTGTTTCACTCTCCATCAATGTTTTGACTTCTTTCTTAATTTTGGTTTTGGCTCGCTGATCAGTTTCTGTTAGTAAATCTGCACTTTTCTGCTTCCAATTTTCCATCTCTTTTTCAAACTGATCTCTGTTTTCTGCCATTTCTTGCTTGGACCTTTCAATCTCAAAATTTAAGATTTTCAGTTCATCTTTCATTCTCTGGATTTCTTTTTTCAGAGCATCAGTCTCTTCACTTTCCCTTCCAAGATGTTCCTTTTTCCTCTTTGTTTCTGCTGTAATTTTATCAAGCTCATTGGTCTGTTGTGCTGCATCTACTTTGATTTGATCAGGAATATTCTTCTGGTCTTCAAATGTTTTGATGTTTTCTTGTAGTTGTTGTCTCTCTTGTTCCAGACAACCTTTCATGTTCTCTCATAACTTTTTGCCTCTTTTCCAGCTGCATATTCTCAGCCATCACAGTGTTTCTTAGGTTATCTATATCTTTTCTTTGTATGTCAagttctttttctttgttttccagATCTAGTTCTTTAAGTCTtatttcattttgtgtgttttccaCTGTGTCTCTTTGCTGTTTTATGTCAGTGATCAACTGATCCAAGGCCAGCCTCTCTTTGTGCAGTTCTTGCATTGTCAAGTCAttcatttctttttgtttttcaagatCTTCTCTTAGATTCTCGTTTTCTGCTTTGCTCTTTTCTAAGTTCTCTTTTTGTGTCTGAAGTAGTAGTAGATCAGATTGTAGAAGCATTGTCTGTCTTTTGACGTCAGCTCGCATAGTACTGAGCTCTTCTTCCGTTCTTCTCATGTCATCAAATCTCTTTGGCATGTCCCCTTGTTCTTTACTGATATGAGAGGTGATTTGGTCTGTTTTCCTGATTTCCTCAGTAAGCTTTTCAGACTTTCTTTGTAAATCAGCCTTGATCTCCTCCAGCAAGTCTTTTTCTTCTTGAGTATTTAATTTGTCCATGTTCATCTGCACAATGTTGCTGTCCAGTTGAGatcttttattttcagtttcattcATCAACTCCTTCAACATCTTTTTTTCCTCTTCAACACTGTCCTTCTCCAACTGTAACTGGGTTTTTAATTGATCCATCTCATGTTTTTCTATTAACAACTTGTCCAGTAAGTCTTTCTTCTCTTCCTACATTTTATTTCTCAGTTGCTCTAGGTCTTCCATCTCACTCTTGATGGTTTTTAGAATGTTTTCCATCTCTTGTTTTTCTCGTTTTACTTCAGCTTTCTCTCTGTCAAGTTCATTGTTCTCTCTTTCTAAGATGTTCGTTAGCTCTTCTGCtatgtttttctgtttctgtatATCTGCTTCCCAGAGAGTTactttctctctccttttttctATTTTGGTGGCTTTCCTTTCTAGCTTAACATTCATCATCTCCAAAGcctttctttctctttgcatGTCATTCTCCTTGATTTCAAACTCCTTTTGCTGTTGTCTGATTATTTTCTCTAGGCCTTCACTTATATTCTTTATTTCTACATTCATCTGATCAATTTGCCAACCTGACCTTGATATTTTCGATGTCCTCTAAATGTCTTTGTATCTCATCTTTGGCATTCttctcttttattttgtttttctttcttctagTAAATCCAtctcttctctttctttttgttgttgaattactaaagcatttagattttccctctcttttttaaGACCGGCATAATTTTCTCCAGAGCATTTGTCTTGTCTTGAATCTCAATCCTTATGTcttctattttttgtttttcaagctTGATCTCTTCTTTTTGGTCATCTAATTGGTTATGCAACTTTTCCATATGTTCCATCTCTCTGTTAATTTTCTCTTTGTTGGTTTCAACatcctctttttctttctgtaattGATCTTTCAGATATGCTATTCTTTTCCTCTCAGTTTTCAAGATTTGTATGTCCTCATAATCCTGTGTGGACCCTTCACTGACCACCTGAGTCTCATCCCACTTTCTTTCTGAAGCGTCCTTAATGTCTtccagttgttgtttttgtttgtatatttcaCACCTCTCTTGTTCTACCTCACTCTTCTCTATTGGCACTTTTTGCATCATTTCTTCTAGGTCTTTTGTCTGCTTTtgaatttcttcttttgtgtgcaGCAGCTCGTCTCTTCTCAGTCTTAAATCTTCATTTTCCTTTTCAAATTTTTCACGATCATTAGCCATCTCATCATTAACTTTCTCCAGATTTATCTTCTCTGCCGTTCTCTCCTCAGTCTTGGACTTATGTAGATCTTTGAACTCCTTAAACTGAATATTCAGTTCATTCACCATATCCTGTAATCTAGTTTCCacttctctcttttctttttctaaaaactGACAAGTGCTTTCCAATTCAGTTTTTTCCCTGATCAAATTGTCATTCATCTGTTCCAGGTCATTCTTCTGTTTCAGTCTTCATAATTTCATCTTGTAATTTCTTATCACTATCTGTTCTTATTTCTGCAGTCATTTGCTGGATTTCAACTTTTTTCTGTTCCAGGTCAGTCTTCTCTCTTTTTATAATGtccatcatgttttcagtttctCTCTGCTCGTTCTGGAGGTCGACTTTCATCCTTTCTAtttcttctttctcttctttCAATGAGTCCATAACATTGTGGGTTTCATCATATTGCACTTCTGCATTAATTTTCTGTAGTTCTTCTTTCTGCAAATCTGTTTTCATTTGCTCCAGTTCATGTTTTTCTCTCTCAAACTCCTTTCGTATTTTCAGAATTTCTTCTCTTTCACTGTGGATTTCAGTCatcattttcaactttttttttcctcagacaTAGATCTTTTTGTCTCACTTCTTCATTGTGCTCCATTTCTTCTTGCTTTGTTTTAACTTCCTCCTCAATCTGTTTAATCTCCTTTATCCATTTATTTGTCTCAGTCATAATCATTTTAAACTCTTCCTGTTCTTTGGAAAGTTGGGCTGCCATTTCTTCTACCCTGTCCTTTTCTTTCAGTGCGTCCTCCAAAAGTACCTCTAGGTGCTCTTTTCAGTCTCTATGTTTTGTTGCATAAGCCTAAGCTCCCCTTTTTGCATCTCCAGATCAACTCTCATTCTATTCAGTTCATTTCTTTCTGAGTCTAACATTGCCTGCCGCATCTCCGTTTCCATTTTCTCCTTCTGCAGCCCAGGGAGTATTTTTTCAGCTTCATTCCTCTCCTTCTGTAATGCCTCCTTTTGATTCTGTATTTTTTCCATGTGTCTTTTTTATAGACTCCTCATTTTTCTGCAGGTATGTCAGTTAAATCATGTCCCTCAGTTTCTTTGGAGTCCACCATATATTGTCTCTTTATTTTTATCTCTGTATTTATGAAGTCCAACTCCTCTTGTCTCTTTTTCATCTCGTCTGAGATGGTTTCCatttctctcttctttttttgaAGTTGAACTTCCATGTTTTCTATTCTCTCCTGTTTGCTCTTGGTCTCCATTAAAATTTCTTCAATGTCCATCTTAATTTTATCTTGAGTCATTTCTAACTCAGATCTTTCATTTTCCATATTCTTTCTCCTGATCTCAATCTCTTCAGATTGTTTCTGAAGAGTGGCTTTATGTTTCTCCAGattattctttctctgtcagtATGTTGTCTCATTGTCTCAATTTCTTTTTGGTCTCTCTGTAAAACAAGTCTAGTCTTTTCTAGTTCCATTTCTGCTATTCTCATTTTGAGCTCTGTGTCCTCCTGACTTTTCATTCTCTCTACATCATCTTCCCTTCCTTTTGATATGAAAGTTGTATATTCCTTAGGAATGTCTATATGTTCCTCAACAATCTGTTCCTGAGGAGCTGAAATGTCAGCTACAGGTATGTTGTCAAGATCAGATGTTCGTGTAGCAGAACTAACCAAAATTACTTCTAGCCTTTGCATCGGTTGTTTACTCTTCATCTTGTCCAATGCCTCTCCCTGATgttcaaatattattttgtttctttcaAGTTCTTCCCTTTCCCTTTGAATCTCAGTTAAGAGTCTGCTGACTGCATCTGTCTGTATCTGTTTTCCCTGAGATGCCGTTTCTTTTCTCTTCTGTTGAACATGATGTCCCAATAGATGTTCTTCTTTTAGTGTATCAAACACTTCGTTCTCTTTTACTAACTGGTGTGTCTGCTCTTTCATGAGCTTTATTTCATCAATCTGTCTCTTTATTTCAGTCTTGGACTGTTCCAGATCTTTCCTCTCATCTTGCACTATTTGCAATTCCAGTTTGATTTGCTCCTCTTGAGCCTCGAGTTTGGCTTTTGTTTGCTCCATTT
Protein-coding regions in this window:
- the LOC132104302 gene encoding interaptin-like produces the protein MNDNLIREKTELESTCQFLEKEKREVETRLQDMVNELNIQFKEFKDLHKSKTEERTAEKINLEKVNDEMANDREKFEKENEDLRLRRDELLHTKEEIQKQTKDLEEMMQKVPIEKSEVEQERCEIYKQKQQLEDIKDASERKWDETQVVSEGSTQDYEDIQILKTERKRIAYLKDQLQKEKEDVETNKEKINREMEHMEKLHNQLDDQKEEIKLEKQKIEDIRIEIQDKTNALEKIMPVLKKRGKI